GGATCATGAGCACACGGCGATATTCTCTGCTGCACCTGAGCGCCTGGACGGCCAGCGCGACCCTGATGACAACCCTCTCGCTACCGGCCTACGCGGCCTGTACACCTGTGATCACGGTCGGCGACGACACCACCACCTGCGACAGTGGCACTACGCCCGGCTTTACCGATCTCAACGGCAATAACACTCTCAACCTGCCTGCCGGTGGCAATGGCGCAATTACCAGCGCCGTGACATTTGGCGACGGCCACGATCTGGTACAAGCGCATTCGGGCAGCATGGGCGCGCTGAACATGGGCAACGGGGCGAATATTTTCCGGGTGGAACTGGATGCGGTCGTGGGCGCAGTAACCCAGGGCGACGGGGCCGATAGCATCCAAGTCAGCGGCGGCACTGTTGGCGCGATCAGCCAGGGCGATGGCATCGATGCCTACGCACAAAGCGGCGGTCGTGTCGCCAGCCTGGCCCAGGGCGACGGTCGAGATACGTTCAATATGAGTGGCGGCGAGATCGTGGGGGCGTTTGAAGATGGCGATGTGGCCACCCAATCGGCGGGCACTATCGGCCGGGTCGACATGAAGCTCGACAACAACTTCTACACCCTGCTGGGAGGGCGGATCAACGGCAACCTGGTGACCGGGTTTGGCCTGGACACCATCAGCATTTCCGGGGGCTATATCGGCGGCAACGTCAGTGTCAGCGGCGGCAACGACTTGTTCACCCTGACCGGCGGCGTGGTCAACGGCCAGGTGCTCATGAGCTTTGGCAACGACCAGTTCAACTGGATCGGCGCCGGCACGATCAATTCGACGGTCAATATGGGCCCGGACAACGACACCGCGCTGCTGCAGAACCTGACGCAAGCCACCCTCGCCGCGACGCCCCTGATCGATGGCGGCCTGGGCCTCGATACCTTGACCTTTGACAACACCCAGGCCACCAACGCCGAGCGCTACGCCAACTGGGAACAGGTCAACCTGGACAATGGCTCGCGCTTTACCCTGGCTGGGGATTTCAAGCTCGGCGATACCGGCACCGGTACCGGCGCCTTGAATATCGACGGCAGCAGTGTGCTGTCGGTCAGCCTGGGCGCCATCAGCCCCATCACTGCCGGGCAGTTGGCCACCCTCAACAACAGCGGCCTGATCGATATGACCAGCGGTAGCACCAGCGCCACCGACAGCTTGACGGTCAATGGCAACTACACCGGCAACAATGGCCAGATGGCGCTGCAAAGTGTGTTGGCCGGCGATGGCTCGGCCAGTGACAAACTGGTGGTGAACCTGGGCACGCTACAGGGCAGCACCACCCTCAACGTCAGCAATCTGGGTGGGGCTGGCGCCGAAACCCTGAGCAACGGCATCCAGGTGGTCGAAGCACTCAACGGGGCGACGGGGAGCGATCGGGCCTTCAGCCTGGCGGGAGGCTCAGTGTCGGCTGGGGCGTACGAGTACTTTCTGTTCAAAGGCGGTGTCAGCGCAGGCTCCGAGCAGCAGTGGTATTTGCGCTCGGCCATTGTGGCGGCTCCGCTCCCCACCCCCGAGGAGCCTGTGGAGCCATTGCCGGTGCCGGTTCCCGGCGAAGGCACGCCGGTGGACTTGCCAACGCCGGTTCCCGGTGACGCGCCGATCCCGATCTATCGCCCCGAAGTCCCGGTGTATTCGGCACTGTTTCCGGCGGCGCAGCAGACGGTGCGGGCCATGCTCGGCACCTACCATGAGCGCATGGGCGACCAGGCGCGCCAGACCGCCAGCGGTTCATTCCCGGCGGGCTGGGGCCGGGTCTATGGTAATAGCAGCCGCCAGGCCTATGCCGGCACGGTCAGCCCGCGCTTGGACAGCTCGGTCACAGGCTTCCAGGTGGGCAGCGACCTGCATGCCTGGAGCACGGCCAACGGCCAGACACAGCGTGTAGGTTTCTTCGTCGGCCATAGCCGCCTGCGGGGCAATATCGATGGTTTCAACCGCGGCTGGCAGCATCTGGATGCCGGCAACACCACCTTGCGTGGCGATAGCCTGGGCGTGTATTGGACCTTGATCGACCCGTATGGCTGGTACGTCGATGCCGTGCTGATGGGCACCCGCCTCCATGGCAGCAGCGAGTCTGATCGGGGCCTCAAGCTCAAGACCAAGGGTCACGATGTCCTGGGTTCGGTGGAAGTGGGCATACCGCTGCCCGTCGCGCCAAACTGGGTGCTGGAGCCGCAATTGCAGGTGATCGCCAATAAAACCCGGCTCGATCGCCAGAATGACGGGGTCTCCGACGTGTCGTTTTCCGCCGATACCGCCATCACCACCCGGCTCGGCGCCAGGCTGCGAGGCAGTTATACCCTGGCCTCGATGCCGGTCCAGCCCTACCTGCGCGCCGATGTCTGGCATGCCTCCTCAGGAACCAATCGGGTGCGTTTCAACGGTGTGACGGATATCGATACCGAGCAAAAATCCACCACCCTGGACCTGAGTGCAGGCGCCACCCTGCAGGTGTCCGAGCAGATCAGCCTGTATGGCCAGTTGGGCTATGAGCGCAATCTGGACAGCAATGCCCTGGATGGGCGCAAGGGCACCGTTGGCGTCAGGATGGAGTTCTAGGGCGCAGGGTTATTGGAACACTTGGGCTTCGCCATCGACGGTTGCGCTTATCCAGCGCGGCTCCATGGGATCGCTCCATACCGAACGCGGTGGCGTCCCTCCATCACTGATCAGGATGCGCCTGCCCGACTGGCTCCACTCCTGCATCCGCGCCTTGAACGCGGCGGGATAATCTGCTGCCCGGCAGGTGATACCGGCCCAGGGATCGACGACCCAGGCGTCGTCCCACTCCGTCCCCACAAAGCCTTTGCTGCGCGGCTGCCCCGGTGGGCCGCCGACAATCGCGAAGGTATGGCCTTTGACCTGGGCGATCCGTGCACGGCCACCACTGGCATTGATCGTATCAACCGCGACTTTGGCCATCTGGTCACAATTGCCGGCACCGGTCTTGAGCACCATTTCGCTATAGTTCGGCGCGCCCGTGCGGGTGTAAAGCCAACCCACCATTTGCGTTGCCGTCTCGCTACGCACGACCTCACCGGCAAGTCCGGGAACCTGTTGATTGGCTGAGCGGATGCCAGTGGCCTGGAACTGCTCGTCAACCGCTGCCCTGGCCTCTTGTGCATACACGCGATTCTGTTGTTCGACCGGCAACTGGGCGAAGTCAGCCGGTTTCTTGATCGGCGCAAGTCGAATCGGTTTTGCCGCGACCACCACATGTCCGGGGTTGCTTCCCGCCGCGTACACCCCCCATCAGGACTTCGCGCTGTTTCTCGGGGGAAAGCCCCTTCAAGACGTTGGCAAGATGGCTGATTTCTGCGGGCGACATGGGTTCGTCGGCAACGATTTTCTTGATCAGGCTCTCAAGGCTGGGCAATACCACCAACGGATTGTCTGGAAGGCCTTGGGCCACAAAACCGTAAATATCCTTGTATTGGTCGTACTGTTTGATGAATTCAACGTCCAGCGGGTCGTTACGGGTCATGCGATGAAAATCAAGTTGGCCGTTACCATTGAGTTCGCTGTAGTAATGCACACCGGTATCGGCCTCGACCACCACGTATTGGCGATTGTCATGGTTGATCTTGAAACCTCTGACAACCCGCTGATCGTTGCTCAAGTCGCTGATCACATCCATCTTGATCACCACGGTTTCGCGGTTGATCGCCCGGGGCAGACCAAAGTCGTCGTAGCCAAAATCCGGCTCGTTGACCAGGGTCCCGGTGGTACGCGCCTTGTAGGCCACAGGTTGCGCACTCGCCAGCGGCAACAGTTCCTGGTTGCCCGCTTCGTTGACGCGGTAACGGCGGTGCTCATGAATCACGGTCCGTGGCCCGTTGGCCTGCCCGGCACCGGGAATCAGGCGTCGATGTTCAAGTGCCTGGGCGTCCTGGAATACTGAGGTTCCGCCAGGCTCGATCTGCTTGGTGTAGCACAGGTCATTGACGTCACGCCTGGACCTCTTGCCCCCAGCGCCACAGGTTGGCACCAAGTCTTCGAGCGGCCCGGTATGATCCGCGCCGCCAAGTTTGATCAGGCTCTCGGGCTTTTCCGGGTTATAGCGATAAACGTCATCGCCCACGATGACGTCGCTGTACTTGTGTCGCGTCAACACGCGCACCTGATCGCTGGAGAGACCTTCGGCCACGCGCAAGGTCTGCCCATGCGCCAAGGGCCTGGGCGTCAAGGCAATGTGCGGGGTAATGTCGTAACGGCCCCTGCCGGGCAACTTGAGAGCGGCGGATTGTTTGAACTGGGTGATGCCAGCCTGAATACTTTTGATATCCGCGCCCTTGAACCTGAGAAAGTTGCCTGCCTTGGTGTTGAAAGCGGGCATTACCGGATCAAGGGGATTCAAATTGCGCACGACTGAAACTGCGAACTTCTTTACCAGCGGCCCAAACTTTGGCAGCAGTGCACGTAAACCGATGTTGCCCGCGGTGGATACAAGGCGCACCGAACCCGCAGCAAACTTGCCCGCTGGGCCCGCAAACGTCATCAGTCCATCGCCGGCGAGATCCAAAATACCCTGCTTGGTATCACCGTTGACCAGGCTTTCAATGCCACTCCAGAACGGAATAACCATCTGGGCAGTCCCTTTGACGCGCTGCCAGAACATCTCATCATTTTTCTGCGCCTCGCTTTCCCTTTCGGGGTCCGACGCTGCCCATGCCTTTAAAGTGTCTGGATCGACATAAAACAATTTTTCAGTAACGGTCACCGCGATTGCCGCAGACCGTTCGGACGTCAGGGTTTGCGGCATTGCACTGTTAGATTGGGCGGACGACGCCGAAAAGTGTGCGAGCTGCTGTGGCACAACGATAGAAAAACTTGGGGGTTTAGGGCCAATGCCTGCCTTGTAGGCCGCCCACTGCGCCTTGAACCTGGCCTTGCTGTCTGGGCTGGTATTGCGCACCACCAACTCTTCAGACGGTTCGCCCTCGGTGGTGTGTTCGATTGAAATGAAGTCTTTGCCATAGCTTTTATCGGCGTGATTGTAGGATTCGAGAATAGGTTTCAAGTCGTCGCGACGCCGGGCAATGCCCTTGACCGGATTGACTTCGTAATAGCTCGTTTCGCCCTCATGCACCGTCTTGAGCACAAACGCCGGGCGCGTCACTGCCGCCTTTTTCTCGTCATCGCTTTCATTGTCGGAGCCGGGTTTGGTGCGCAGTGCATAAACCGTAACGTCACCCTGTTCAATCGCCCTGCGGTCCTGTACTGGCAACTGGGACAAGTAACTGCAAACCAGTTTTCCATAGGCTGTCTTGGTATCGGCCAGGTATTTGTCAAACTTCGCCTTGAATGTGTCTTCGTCATAAACAGGGTATTGATAGCGGACTTCGGCAGGGGTGAGTTTTTCGCCACTGAGATACCTGTATAGGGCAAAAAGCGGACTTACCAGGGACAGCACTTCAGTGCGTGAGGTGCCCTTTGCCATGCGTTCGAAATAATTTTTGCGCATGGGCACGTCAGCCCCCAGTTGCTGGGTAGCTTCTACCACCGTATCGACATGGGCATCAAATGCCTCAACCGCCTGGTTAATCTCTTGCGACGAATAGTCGGCCTTTTGTGGCAGTACACCTTGCGCCACAGCCCAGTCCAACGTCGCCGGAATGCGGGTCGAGGCGATAAGCGACCATTGCTCGTCGGTGGTCGCTTGTTGGCTGAGCTTGCCAGGCAGATCAACCAGCGCTTGAAACCCCATGCGTCGCGATGAACCCGGTTCAAGGGCTTCGGCCAGTCTGACACCGTGCTGAAAGTTCACGGATACGGCGGTTCCTTTGTACGGCAGGTCTGCAGGAATATCGCGCACGGCAAAGTCGGCCGGAAACTGTGGCCGCAGAAGATAGGCCGCCAGATACGCCTGTTCGGCAGATAGTTGCTTTGAATCGACCAGGTGTTGCCTGAACTGCGCATTGATCGCCGGGTAGCCCTGGCTCCAATGGGCGCTGGACGCCAGATCAAAGCCGGCAATCTGCGCGTTTTTACGCCCCGGCACCGGGTCCAGGCTTAGGGCCAGCGCCTTGATCAATAACTTGATCTTGACCTCTGGCGCGACAATGCCATCCAACGCAGGCCCCGTCCCGCTCAGCTTCCTCAGTAACTGTTGAATCAGATCATCGGCCTTGGGTGACTTGAGTATTTGTTCCAGCACCGCAGCGGGCGTGCCCTGGGCGTTGGCAAGCGTCTGGGGGGAAAGGCCTTCGGTCAAAAGGCCGAGCAAAGGCTTTTTGTACTTTGTCTCCAGCTCACTCACCCATTGGGCAATTGCGCCGTCATTTTTCTGCTGCAGCAAGCCGTCCACATCGCTCGAATGATCGTCCAGGCCCAAGGCAATTTCGCTGCGGGCATCTTGCGCGGCATCAATTGCCGCCTGCACTTGAGCGGGGGTGTTGGGGGCGGACGGCACCACGCCGTAGAACTTGAGCATGTTGTCGAGGCGGTTGGTGCCAGGCTGGGTAGAGCCATTGGGCGGTATCAGCGGTGAGTCTTTGTTGAGAAACAAATGTTTTTTGGAAAAGCCACCGGGATCCTTCGAGGCTTTCAGCTCGTGTAGAACCCTCAATATCTCGTCCAGGTCCGCCAGCTTTCCGCGCACCGCGGCCCGTTGCCAACCGCTGGGTTGCTCGGCTGGCGCTATCAACGCCAAGCCAGGCTTGTCGTGGGTGGCTACGGGTTGCACGTTGAGAGGAGTCACGGCCGTACGTGGCGCGTTGAGGTGGACTGACGTCATGGTGTGTTCGTCTCCGGCAGTGATACACAGACACGGCGACGTACGAGGGAAGTAGGAACCTACGCTTGATCACCGGCACGAATGTGTGGATCTGACGTAGGAAAATGTTCCAAAGAGAGTGGTAACTGTATTTGTAGGAGCCGGCAAGCCGGCTCCTTGGTGCTTACTCCTGACGCAAAATCAGCACCGCCAATGGCGGCAGATTCAACGACAGTGATACCGCCTGCCCATGGAGCGGCTCGTCCTGGGTAAAGGCTTCGCCGCCATTGCCGTAGTTGGAACCGGAATAGGTGTCGGCATCACTGTTGATCAGCTCTTTCCAGCGGCCGGCCAGGGGCACGCCCACCTTGTACGCCTCACGGGGCACTGGGGTGAAGTTGGCCACCACCAACACGGGCTTGCCGCTTTTGCCCCAACGCAGCCAGGCATACACGCTGTTGATCGCATCGTCACCAATCAACCACTGAAAGCCTTGCGGCGCATCGTCTTGTTCATGCAGTGCCGGTTCTTCGCGGTACAGCCGATTGAGGTCGCCCACCAGTTTCTGCACGCCCCGGTGTTCGGGGTATTGCAGCAGGTACCAATCCAGTTGCTGGTCGTGATTCCATTCGCGCCATTGGCCGAACTCACAGCCCATGAACAACAGTTTTTTGCCCGGATGCATCCACATAAAGCTCAGGTAGGCGCGCAGGTTGGCGAATTTCTGCCAGCGATCGCCGGGCATTTTGTCGATCAGCGAGTGTTTGCCGTGCACCACTTCATCATGGGAGATCGGCAGTACAAAGCGCTCGGACCAGGCATACACCAGGCCGAAACTCAGTTCATTGTGATGGTGGGCGCGGTACACCGGGTCTTGCTGGATGTAATGCAGCGAGTCGTGCATCCAGCCCATGTTCCATTTGTAGTTGAAGCCCAGGCCGCCCTGCTGGGTCGGCTGGCTGACACCGGGCCAGGCCGTGGATTCCTCGGCAATCACCAGGGCACCAGGGGCCTCCAGCGCCACCACATCGTTCAAATGGCGCAGGAAGTCGATGGCTTCCAGGTTCTCACGCCCGCCGTGGCGATTGGGCACCCACTCGCCGGCCTTGCGCGAATAGTCGCGATACAGCATCGACGCCACCGCATCCACCCGCAGCCCATCGATATGGAAATGCTTGAGCCAGTGCAACGCCGAGGCCAGCATGAAACCGTGAACCTCGGTACGCCCCAGGTTGTAGATCAGGGTGTCCCAATCCTGATGGAAGCCTTCCAGCGGGTTGCCATATTCGTACAGTGCAGTGCCATCAAACTGCGCCAGGCCGTGGGTGTCGGTGGGGAAATGCGCGGGCACCCAGTCGAGAATGATGCCGATATCCGCCTGATGGCAGGCGTTGACGAACGCGCCAAAGTCATCGGGCGAGCCGAAGCGCGCGCTGGGCGCAAATTGCGACAGCGGCTGATAGCCCCAGGAGCCACCGAAGGGGTGCTCCATGATCGGCATCAACTCGATATGGGTAAAACCCAGTTCCTGCACATAGGGAATCAGCCGCTCGCCCAGCTCGCGCCAACTGTACTGGCGCGCCACTTCGCCCAACTCGTCGAGTTCGCATTGCCAGGAGCCGACGTGCAGTTCGTAGATCGACAGCGGCGCGCTGGCCGCCTGGCGCTCACCCCGGGCTTGCATCCACGCCTCATCTGCCCATTGCACCTGCAACGGTGCGGCGACTTTCGACGCGGTGTCGGGCGGCAGTTGCGTGGCCAGGGCCATGGGGTCGGCCTTGAGCGGCAAGATGCCGCTGGCGCCGAGGATTTCGTACTTGTAGGCCGCCCCCGGTTGCAGACGCGGGATAAAGATCTCCCACACCCCGGCCGGATGACGCAGGCGCATCGGGTAGCGGCGCCCGTCCCAGATATTGAAATCGCCCACCACCGAGACCCGCCGCGCATTCGGCGCCCACACCGCAAAACGCACGCCCTGAATGCCGTCAACGCTCATCACCTGGGCGCCGAGGCAGTTGCTCAGGTCGCGGTGATTGCCTTCGGCAAACAGGTACAGGTCCATTTCCCCGAGCAACTGGCCAAAGCTGTAGGGGTCTTCGGTGATCTGCTCGCCGCCGGCCCACTGGATCTTCAGCAGGTAGCCCTGGCGTGTGGCGAAATGCCCAATGAACAAACCTGGGACCGGGGTGGCGTCGAGGCTGCCGAGGACCTCGTGACTGCCACGCGCCAGCACCTCGACGCTCAGGGCTTCGGGCAAAAACGCGCGGATGACCTGACCGCCCGCCTCGTCCTCATGGGGCCCGAGGATCGCGAACGGATCCGGGTGCTCGGCTCGCACCAGGGCTTCGATATCCTTGGGGGCAGGCATGATCTTGAACGTCGATTGCAGCGGTTCTTTGTGTGTAAAACTCATGATTTCTCCCACTGCTTGCGGTTTTGAATAAGGGTCTGACACAGGAAGCCTCCTAAATGTGGCTGGCCAACAACCCATGCAACCCACGCAATGGCACCGCCAACCAGGTCGGACGGTTCTGCGCTTCGTAGGCCACTTCGTACGCAGCCTTCTCCAGGCTGAACAACGCCAATGCCGCCTGCGCCCCTTTGGCATTCTGCCAATCATGCGCCAGTGTAGACGTAGCCTGTTGATACGCTTGGATAAATGCCTGTTGCGCTTCACTGCGGTAACGATCGGCGACCCGCAGGCGTGCCGCATCGGCGTCGGCCGAGTGATCCAGGCCTTGTGCTTGCACATTCAGGGCCATGGCGGCGGCATAGTCGAACGAACGCAACACACCGCTGACGTCCTTGTACGGGCTGTGCTTGCCCCGGCGCTCGTGCAGCGGCCGGGCAGGCTCGCCTTCGAAGTCGATCAGGTAGGCATCGCCC
The Pseudomonas hygromyciniae genome window above contains:
- a CDS encoding autotransporter family protein, encoding MSTRRYSLLHLSAWTASATLMTTLSLPAYAACTPVITVGDDTTTCDSGTTPGFTDLNGNNTLNLPAGGNGAITSAVTFGDGHDLVQAHSGSMGALNMGNGANIFRVELDAVVGAVTQGDGADSIQVSGGTVGAISQGDGIDAYAQSGGRVASLAQGDGRDTFNMSGGEIVGAFEDGDVATQSAGTIGRVDMKLDNNFYTLLGGRINGNLVTGFGLDTISISGGYIGGNVSVSGGNDLFTLTGGVVNGQVLMSFGNDQFNWIGAGTINSTVNMGPDNDTALLQNLTQATLAATPLIDGGLGLDTLTFDNTQATNAERYANWEQVNLDNGSRFTLAGDFKLGDTGTGTGALNIDGSSVLSVSLGAISPITAGQLATLNNSGLIDMTSGSTSATDSLTVNGNYTGNNGQMALQSVLAGDGSASDKLVVNLGTLQGSTTLNVSNLGGAGAETLSNGIQVVEALNGATGSDRAFSLAGGSVSAGAYEYFLFKGGVSAGSEQQWYLRSAIVAAPLPTPEEPVEPLPVPVPGEGTPVDLPTPVPGDAPIPIYRPEVPVYSALFPAAQQTVRAMLGTYHERMGDQARQTASGSFPAGWGRVYGNSSRQAYAGTVSPRLDSSVTGFQVGSDLHAWSTANGQTQRVGFFVGHSRLRGNIDGFNRGWQHLDAGNTTLRGDSLGVYWTLIDPYGWYVDAVLMGTRLHGSSESDRGLKLKTKGHDVLGSVEVGIPLPVAPNWVLEPQLQVIANKTRLDRQNDGVSDVSFSADTAITTRLGARLRGSYTLASMPVQPYLRADVWHASSGTNRVRFNGVTDIDTEQKSTTLDLSAGATLQVSEQISLYGQLGYERNLDSNALDGRKGTVGVRMEF
- the glgB gene encoding 1,4-alpha-glucan branching protein GlgB, translated to MSFTHKEPLQSTFKIMPAPKDIEALVRAEHPDPFAILGPHEDEAGGQVIRAFLPEALSVEVLARGSHEVLGSLDATPVPGLFIGHFATRQGYLLKIQWAGGEQITEDPYSFGQLLGEMDLYLFAEGNHRDLSNCLGAQVMSVDGIQGVRFAVWAPNARRVSVVGDFNIWDGRRYPMRLRHPAGVWEIFIPRLQPGAAYKYEILGASGILPLKADPMALATQLPPDTASKVAAPLQVQWADEAWMQARGERQAASAPLSIYELHVGSWQCELDELGEVARQYSWRELGERLIPYVQELGFTHIELMPIMEHPFGGSWGYQPLSQFAPSARFGSPDDFGAFVNACHQADIGIILDWVPAHFPTDTHGLAQFDGTALYEYGNPLEGFHQDWDTLIYNLGRTEVHGFMLASALHWLKHFHIDGLRVDAVASMLYRDYSRKAGEWVPNRHGGRENLEAIDFLRHLNDVVALEAPGALVIAEESTAWPGVSQPTQQGGLGFNYKWNMGWMHDSLHYIQQDPVYRAHHHNELSFGLVYAWSERFVLPISHDEVVHGKHSLIDKMPGDRWQKFANLRAYLSFMWMHPGKKLLFMGCEFGQWREWNHDQQLDWYLLQYPEHRGVQKLVGDLNRLYREEPALHEQDDAPQGFQWLIGDDAINSVYAWLRWGKSGKPVLVVANFTPVPREAYKVGVPLAGRWKELINSDADTYSGSNYGNGGEAFTQDEPLHGQAVSLSLNLPPLAVLILRQE